Genomic DNA from Aerosakkonema funiforme FACHB-1375:
CGGAGACATTTATTTCGCACAAATTGAGCAGTCCTAATTGCTTCATCAATGGCTTGGTATTGAGTTGTTTTCCCTTGAGCTTTAAATTCTAAAACTATCATTTGACTCGGAAAACCTCTACGTCAATTAGTTTAACGCAATTCGAGTCTAAACGGAAATCGAGACGGCGACTAAAGTCGCTTATCGACTTATCCCCATGTCTAAAGCCAGGGGCTTGCGTCTCGCTTTTCGGTCAAAACTGTCTCCGCTAAGCTGCATCAAGCGATTCATTGCCGCTTCGTGCTTCGGGCTAAGACTGTTGGGAGGAGTGACTCCCTTTCTTTGGGCTAACGCCATCAGTTCTCGATTTGCCTGTGTGTGTCGATCGATCGTCCGCTGTGCGAATTGTCTCACTTGAGCGTTGTTCGATCGCTGCAACGCAAGCTGTCCTAATCTAACTTCCGCCATTCCCCCGTGGGCAGCATCGGTGATAAACTGCCTGTCAAGAGCGCTCATCTGACTGCGGCTTGACGAGGGTGCAGATTGTTGGGTTTGGTTTGTTTCGGCAATAGCTGAGTAATTCAAAGTACCAAATAATCCGGCTGCCACAAGCGCAGTTGTTACTGTTAGTCGTTTAAACATTGGTGACTCCCTTGGCTTTTTAGGTGGTTACTTTAATGGTGATCTGCTGGTTATTAAGTTCCTCTGTCTTGAGGTGAGTAAATTACTCTTTATTTAAGGCAAACAAATGACAATTCAAGGTATCTACGAAGTATGTATTGGTTGTCGAGAACCGCTCTTTCTTATTCAATATTGGGAGCAA
This window encodes:
- a CDS encoding DUF4142 domain-containing protein, encoding MFKRLTVTTALVAAGLFGTLNYSAIAETNQTQQSAPSSSRSQMSALDRQFITDAAHGGMAEVRLGQLALQRSNNAQVRQFAQRTIDRHTQANRELMALAQRKGVTPPNSLSPKHEAAMNRLMQLSGDSFDRKARRKPLALDMGISR